The following are from one region of the Mixophyes fleayi isolate aMixFle1 chromosome 7, aMixFle1.hap1, whole genome shotgun sequence genome:
- the KIF5C gene encoding kinesin heavy chain — MADPAECSIKVMCRFRPLNSAEIHRGDKFIPVFKGDDTIVVGQGKPYVFDKVLPPNTSQEQVYSACAKQIVKDVLDGYNGTIFAYGQTSSGKTHTMEGKLHNPQLMGIIPRIAADIFDHIYSMDENLEFHIKVSYFEIYLDKIRDLLDVSKTNLAVHEDKNRVPYVKGCTERFVSSPEEVMDVIDEGKTNRHVAVTNMNEHSSRSHSIFLINIKQENVETEKKLCGKLYLVDLAGSEKVSKTGAEGAVLDEAKNINKSLSALGNVISALAEGTKTHVPYRDSKMTRILQDSLGGNCRTTIIICCSPSIFNEAETKTTLMFGQRAKTIKNTVCVNLELTAEEWKKKYDKEKDKNKTLKNIIQHLEMELNRWRGGEAVPVDEQISSKDQKTLEPCDNTPVIDNLSLAAPSISSEEKKKYDEDIVCLYRQLDDKDDEINQHSQFSEKLKQQMLDQEELLASTRRDYEKIQEELTRLQIENDAAKDEVKEVLQALEELAVNYDQKSQEVEDKTKANEQLTDELTQKATTLVVTQRELHQLKELSSHQKKRATEILNLLLKDLGEIGGIIGTNDVKTLADVNGVIEEEFTMARLYISKMKSEVKSLLNRSKQLETAQIEANRKINASEKELAACQLLSSQHEAKIKSLTDYMQNIEHRRRQLEETQDSLNEELAKLHAQEKMHVVTFKDKEKEHLTRLQDAEEMKNTLEQQMEGHREAHQRQLSRLRDEIEEKQKMIDDLKDLNQKLQLQKDKLTSDYEKLKAEDQQREMELEKLMLLNEKREQSREDLKGLEETVARELQTLHNLRRLFVQDLTTRVKKSVELDNDDGGGGSAAQKQKISFLENNLEQLTKVHKQLVRDNADLRCELPKLEKRLRATAERVKALEGALKEAKENAMRDRKRYQQEVDRIKEAVRAKNMARRVHSAQIAKPIRPGHYPASSPTAVNSIRGGSVHTSYYHHTK, encoded by the exons ATGTTTTGGACGGATATAATGGAACCATTTTTGCCTATGGACAGACGTCGTCTGGGAAAACGCACACGATGGAG GGGAAGCTGCACAATCCTCAGCTCATGGGAATCATTCCAAGAATTGCTGCTGACATATTCGATCACATTTATTCAATGGATGAAAACCTGGAATTCCACATAAAG GTCTCCTACTTTGAAATTTATTTGGACAAAATCCGGGATTTGCTGGATG TGTCTAAAACGAACTTGGCCGTACACGAAGATAAAAACCGGGTGCCCTATGTGAAG GGCTGTACAGAGAGGTTTGTATCCAGCCCGGAGGAAGTGATGGACGTTATAGATGAGGGGAAAACAAACCGACACGTCGCTGTCACAA ACATGAATGAACACAGCTCCAGAAGTCACAGTATTTTCTTAATCAATATAAAACAAGAGAACGTAGAGACAGAGAAGAAGCTGTGCGGGAAGCTGTACCTGGTGGATCTGGCGGGGAGTGAGAAG GTCAGCAAAACCGGAGCTGAGGGAGCAGTCTTGGATGAAGCTAAGAACATCAATAAATCTTTATCTGCTCTGGGCAACGTAATCTCTGCTCTGGCTGAGGGGACG AAAACCCACGTTCCGTACAGAGACAGTAAGATGACGAGGATACTCCAGGACTCCCTCGGCGGGAACTGCCGTACCACCATCATAATCTGCTGTTCTCCATCCATCTTCAACGAGGCCGAGACAAAGACCACGCTCATGTTTGGGCAGCG AGCTAAGACCATTAAGAACACGGTTTGCGTCAATCTGGAGCTGACCGCTGAGGAGTGGAAGAAAAAATACGATAAAgagaaagataaaaacaaaacacttaagaATATTATTCAGCATCTCGAGATGGAGTTAAACAGATGGAGGGGCG GAGAAGCTGTGCCGGTGGATGAACAGATCAGTTCCAAGGACCAGAAGACCCTGGAGCCGTGTGACAACACTCCGGTCATCGATAACCTGTCCCTGGCCGCTCCCAGCATCTCTTCCGAGGAGAAGAAGAAATATGATGAAGATATCGTCTGTCTGTACCGACAACTGGATGATAAG GATGATGAAATCAATCAACATAGTCAGTTTTCCGAAAAGTTGAAACAGCAGATGCTGGATCAAGAAGAG CTCCTAGCGTCAACTCGCCGAGATTATGAGAAAATCCAGGAGGAGCTGACCCGGCTTCAGATCGAGAACGACGCAGCCAAGGACGAGGTGAAAGAGGTGCTCCAGGCCCTAGAAGAACTGGCTGTAAACTATGACCAGAAGTCTCAGGAAGTGGAGGACAAGACCAAAGCCAACGAGCAGCTGACTGACGAACTAACGCAGAAAGCG ACGACTCTGGTGGTCACACAGCGGGAACTTCACCAGTTGAAAGAACTCAGCAGCCACCAGAAGAAGAGGGCAACTGAGATCCTAAACCTGTTGCTGAAGGACCTAGGCGAGATTGGCGGCATCATCGGGACCAACGACGTGAAAACG TTGGCCGACGTGAATGGCGTTATTGAGGAGGAGTTCACGATGGCCCGTCTCTACATCAGCAAGATGAAATCCGAGGTCAAGTCTTTGTTAAACCGCAGCAAACAACTGGAGACGGCGCAGATCGAGGCGAACCGCAAGATAAACGCCAGCGAGAAGGAGCTTGCGGCCTGCCAACTGCTGAGCTCTCAG CATGAAGCAAAGATCAAATCGCTGACAGATTACATGCAGAACATCGAGCATCGGCGCAGACAGCTGGAGGAGACCCAGGATTCCCTGAACGAGGAGCTGGCGAAGCTTCATGCCCAAG AAAAAATGCATGTGGTCACCTTTAAGGATAAGGAGAAGGAACACCTGACCCGGCTCCAGGACGCAGAAGAGATGAAG AACACCCTGGAGCAGCAGATGGAAGGACACAGAGAAGCCCACCAGAGACAACTCTCTCGTCTCCGGGATGAGATCGAGGAGAAACAGAAAATGATCGATGACCTGAAAGA CTTGAACCAGAAGCTGCAGCTGCAGAAGGACAAGCTGACCTCTGACTATGAGAAATTAAAGGCTGAAGATCAGCAAAGAGAGATGGAACTGGAGAAACTTAT GCTACTTAATGAGAAGAGGGAGCAATCTCGGGAGGACCTTAAAGGCCTGGAAGAAACTGTG GCCAGAGAGCTTCAGACGTTACACAACCTGCGCAGGCTGTTTGTTCAGGATCTCACCACCAGAGTGAAAAAG AGCGTGGAGCTGGACAACGATGACGGTGGTGGCGGCAGCGCAGCACAGAAACAGAAGATCTCCTTCTTGGAGAATAACCTTGAGCAGCTGACGAAGGTTCACAAACAG CTGGTCCGTGATAATGCAGATCTACGATGTGAGCTTCCTAAACTAGAGAAACGCCTCCGGGCCACAGCCGAGAGAGTCAAGGCTTTGGAAGGTGCGCTCAAGGAAGCCAAAGAGAACGCAATGCGTGACCGCAAGAGGTACCAGCAGGAGGTGGACCGCATTAAGGAAGCCGTGAGGGCGAAGAACATGGCACGGAGGGTGCACTCTGCCCAGATTG CTAAGCCAATCCGCCCCGGACATTACCCAGCATCCTCTCCGACAGCCGTGAATTCGATCAGAGGTGGATCTGTGCACACGTCTTACTACCACCATACAAAATAA